Proteins from a genomic interval of Desulfomonilaceae bacterium:
- a CDS encoding PEP/pyruvate-binding domain-containing protein produces MDTSGYVIPFENCDNSMVGIVGGKCASLGELMKARIPVPPGFAITTAAYEQFLDDNDLKNKIVNRLVNLNDEDLSKLEEASKDIRSWIEAGTISETLEDIIASQYRLLARRSRIPALPVAVRSSATAEDLPGASFAGQQDTFLWIRGVDQLLDRTKRCWSSLFTARAIAYRIKMGFEHSIVLISVAIQKMVRSFTAGVMFTLNPATGDRATVVIDSNFGYGESVVSGEVTPDQFHVNKITMDVVKKTVSEKKIYYTTDPESDEVLKLDLHPERQTQQSLLDEEIIQLAKVGKIIEQHYGRPMDIEWATEKGLPYKGEIFILQSRPETVWSQKEAKPLVEPKASAIEQIIAGLIKGRTIT; encoded by the coding sequence ATGGACACATCAGGGTATGTGATTCCCTTTGAAAATTGCGATAACAGCATGGTTGGTATTGTCGGAGGAAAATGCGCCAGTCTGGGGGAACTAATGAAGGCAAGAATCCCGGTTCCCCCGGGCTTTGCAATCACGACCGCCGCATATGAACAATTCCTCGATGACAATGACCTGAAAAACAAGATTGTCAATCGTTTGGTCAATCTAAATGATGAGGACCTTTCTAAACTGGAAGAAGCGTCGAAAGATATCCGAAGTTGGATCGAGGCTGGAACCATAAGCGAAACACTGGAAGACATCATCGCTTCGCAGTATCGGCTCTTGGCACGCCGTTCGCGAATACCAGCCCTGCCGGTTGCGGTTCGATCCTCGGCGACGGCGGAAGATCTGCCCGGCGCGAGCTTTGCCGGACAGCAAGACACTTTCCTATGGATAAGGGGTGTGGATCAGTTGCTCGACAGAACAAAAAGATGCTGGTCCAGCCTGTTCACTGCCAGAGCAATCGCCTACAGGATAAAAATGGGATTCGAGCATTCCATTGTCCTCATTAGCGTTGCGATCCAGAAAATGGTCAGATCATTTACGGCAGGAGTTATGTTTACACTGAACCCGGCCACGGGTGACAGGGCTACCGTAGTTATAGATTCTAACTTCGGATATGGAGAAAGCGTAGTGTCAGGAGAAGTGACACCTGACCAGTTTCACGTGAACAAGATTACTATGGATGTTGTAAAGAAGACCGTTTCAGAGAAGAAGATTTATTACACTACAGACCCGGAGTCCGATGAAGTTCTAAAACTGGATTTACATCCGGAACGACAGACACAACAGAGTCTTCTGGACGAAGAGATAATTCAGCTTGCTAAAGTCGGGAAAATTATTGAGCAACATTACGGGCGTCCTATGGATATAGAATGGGCCACCGAAAAGGGACTGCCTTACAAGGGAGAAATTTTTATTCTTCAGAGCCGCCCTGAAACCGTTTGGAGCCAAAAGGAGGCTAAACCATTAGTGGAGCCCAAGGCTTCTGCGATTGAACAAATAATCGCTGGACTGATCAAGGGACGAACCATCACATAA
- the ppcB gene encoding phenylphosphate carboxylase subunit beta → MKDMRDFVKEAEAKGLCKRIKAEVDWDLELSHIAKLNEEQSGPALFFQNIKDYHTPVITSVCTTTERLSLIMGQPLDSTLVNLYDAWARLGENLLPPKYVDKTAAPCKENILTGDQIDLFKFPVPRWYPLDGGRFIGTAHFFITKDPETGWVNLGTYRAQLLGKDKIGTQFIKGKHADIMLKKYKALGKPMPVASIIGCDPLLFIMGAARISASVSEYDVAGALRGTPVEVVKGETVDLPIPAHAEIVIEGEVDADKFMEEGPFGEYTGYYSGVGTDPRNFVDVKCVTHRNNPILWGTTVGRAVTDTHMTMALSYGATLWQQLLAMKIPGLKAVYCPPEGSGRFLAIISVKQMYPGHADQVLTAAISTEMGAYGLKTVIVVDEDIDPWDIPRVMYALSFRFQPNRSQVIKRGRSTPLDPSLPIDARDITGRLLLDATIPYDWKDKPIPIELDAKMVERVKGRWSELGL, encoded by the coding sequence ATGAAAGACATGAGAGATTTTGTCAAGGAAGCTGAAGCTAAAGGACTCTGTAAAAGGATTAAGGCGGAGGTCGACTGGGACCTCGAGCTGTCACATATCGCTAAACTCAACGAAGAACAAAGCGGTCCCGCTCTGTTCTTTCAAAATATAAAGGATTACCACACACCGGTCATCACCAGTGTATGCACTACCACGGAACGCCTGTCCCTGATCATGGGGCAACCGCTCGACTCGACCCTGGTGAATCTTTACGACGCTTGGGCAAGGTTGGGCGAAAATCTGCTTCCTCCCAAGTATGTGGACAAGACTGCAGCGCCGTGCAAGGAAAACATCCTGACCGGAGATCAGATCGACCTTTTCAAGTTCCCGGTTCCCCGTTGGTACCCGCTGGATGGCGGGCGTTTTATCGGCACCGCTCACTTTTTCATTACCAAAGACCCTGAAACAGGCTGGGTCAACCTGGGCACTTACCGCGCCCAACTGCTTGGCAAGGACAAGATCGGAACCCAGTTCATCAAGGGCAAACACGCAGACATCATGCTGAAGAAGTATAAGGCATTGGGCAAACCGATGCCAGTCGCCTCGATAATCGGATGTGACCCTTTGCTTTTCATCATGGGAGCGGCCCGAATTTCCGCTTCAGTGTCGGAATATGACGTAGCGGGAGCCCTCAGGGGAACACCTGTGGAGGTAGTAAAGGGAGAAACCGTTGATCTGCCCATACCGGCGCATGCCGAAATCGTTATCGAAGGTGAGGTGGACGCCGACAAATTCATGGAAGAAGGACCGTTCGGCGAGTACACCGGTTATTACTCCGGCGTGGGCACCGACCCGCGAAATTTCGTGGATGTGAAATGCGTCACCCACCGGAACAATCCGATTCTGTGGGGGACTACTGTGGGTCGGGCGGTGACTGACACCCACATGACTATGGCGCTTTCCTACGGAGCGACTCTCTGGCAGCAACTCCTGGCCATGAAGATTCCAGGTTTGAAAGCCGTTTACTGTCCACCCGAAGGATCGGGAAGGTTCCTTGCCATAATCTCTGTCAAACAGATGTACCCGGGGCATGCCGACCAAGTCCTTACTGCGGCCATTTCTACGGAAATGGGAGCTTATGGTCTGAAAACCGTGATCGTTGTAGATGAAGACATCGATCCCTGGGACATTCCACGGGTGATGTACGCTCTTAGTTTCAGGTTCCAGCCGAACCGGTCTCAGGTAATTAAGCGTGGTCGATCAACCCCATTGGATCCATCTCTACCCATCGACGCCAGAGACATCACTGGCCGCCTCCTCCTGGACGCCACCATCCCCTATGACTGGAAAGACAAGCCGATTCCAATCGAGCTCGATGCAAAAATGGTGGAAAGAGTTAAGGGACGGTGGTCCGAACTGGGACTGTGA
- a CDS encoding AMP-binding protein, whose translation MKPIRYKQEMVDEFLRNGYWTQETFYDFWDRNAREYGDREALVDSKYRLTWAEAKRLVDAMAISWVEMGIPKHSRIIIQSPNSVYGFLSRIACERAGLISLTVYPYLRQRELEYMVERTEASAVIILNIYNKFDYLEMYKGLQKQFPHLKNIFLFDDEVPDSVPEGTFSLTRIVNDRAQKPVDESILAERRLDPIWNVALLTTTTGTTGIPKLVEWPMAPRVCTSKGRVDIWKLNKDDITVAIAPHAGGAAGTLTYFAAPLAGAKTVMLEEFSPDGALALIEKEKATAIGVVPTHLVRMLDTDTSKYDLSSLRFIRSAGGYLSPQIAEEAERAFGASITSDLGTQDMGSVSGCRVEDSRDLRRRTVGRMLPGNQVRLMDEENKNEVPDGEPGVLYFRGPHAPAGYYRDEKLTATVFDPNGWTTTGDIVKFDQGCLWILGRAKDMIIRGGQNIYPAEIEGLLNDHPKVASVAVVGYPDREMGERACAYVIPKAGSQFTFKEMVDFLKARNIAMFKLPERLEIVSEFPSVGDSGKVNKETLKKDIREKVQAEVRI comes from the coding sequence ATGAAACCGATTCGTTATAAGCAGGAAATGGTCGATGAATTCTTAAGAAACGGCTATTGGACCCAGGAAACCTTTTACGATTTCTGGGATAGGAACGCCCGTGAATATGGAGACAGGGAGGCCCTGGTAGACTCCAAATACCGGTTGACCTGGGCCGAAGCAAAGCGTCTAGTGGACGCAATGGCTATTTCATGGGTCGAAATGGGAATTCCGAAGCATTCTCGAATCATCATTCAGTCCCCCAACAGCGTTTACGGTTTTTTGTCCAGGATCGCCTGTGAAAGGGCCGGTCTGATCTCGTTGACTGTTTATCCGTACCTTCGGCAGAGAGAACTTGAATACATGGTCGAGAGGACGGAAGCATCGGCCGTTATCATCCTGAATATTTACAACAAATTCGATTATCTGGAAATGTACAAAGGGTTGCAAAAGCAGTTTCCTCATTTGAAAAACATCTTTCTGTTCGACGACGAAGTTCCGGATTCGGTGCCCGAGGGAACGTTTTCGCTCACCCGCATAGTAAATGATAGGGCCCAAAAGCCGGTGGACGAGTCAATCCTTGCGGAAAGACGACTGGATCCTATATGGAATGTGGCGCTGCTTACCACGACAACGGGAACAACTGGAATTCCCAAACTTGTGGAATGGCCGATGGCTCCACGTGTCTGCACATCCAAGGGCCGCGTGGATATCTGGAAACTGAACAAGGACGATATTACAGTGGCTATCGCTCCTCATGCCGGTGGAGCGGCTGGTACACTCACATATTTTGCAGCGCCACTGGCCGGAGCAAAAACCGTCATGTTGGAGGAATTCTCTCCGGACGGGGCGCTGGCGCTCATTGAAAAAGAAAAGGCTACGGCCATCGGCGTCGTGCCCACTCATCTTGTGAGGATGCTCGACACGGATACGTCCAAATACGATTTGAGTTCGCTGCGTTTTATCCGTTCAGCCGGTGGCTATCTTTCTCCCCAGATTGCAGAGGAAGCCGAGCGGGCTTTCGGCGCATCCATCACAAGTGATCTTGGCACCCAGGACATGGGGTCGGTGTCCGGATGCCGCGTCGAGGATTCCAGAGATTTACGCCGTCGGACAGTGGGTCGAATGCTTCCGGGAAACCAGGTCCGTCTAATGGATGAGGAAAACAAAAACGAAGTTCCCGATGGAGAACCCGGTGTCCTATATTTCCGTGGCCCCCACGCCCCTGCTGGTTACTACCGCGATGAGAAACTCACCGCAACTGTTTTCGATCCCAACGGATGGACCACCACCGGCGATATTGTTAAATTCGACCAGGGTTGCCTGTGGATACTTGGAAGAGCCAAAGATATGATTATCCGAGGGGGACAGAATATATATCCTGCTGAAATCGAAGGCCTATTGAACGATCATCCCAAGGTGGCCTCGGTTGCGGTCGTAGGGTACCCGGACAGGGAGATGGGAGAACGCGCCTGCGCCTACGTGATTCCAAAAGCGGGGAGCCAATTCACCTTCAAGGAAATGGTGGATTTCCTAAAAGCCAGGAATATCGCCATGTTCAAACTCCCGGAGAGGCTGGAGATAGTGTCCGAGTTTCCATCTGTGGGCGATTCCGGAAAGGTTAACAAAGAAACCCTGAAAAAAGATATCAGGGAAAAGGTGCAGGCGGAGGTCAGAATTTGA
- a CDS encoding Tm-1-like ATP-binding domain-containing protein: MERVSLLVSTLDTKGPETFYLRDSIKNRGGACLVLDMSMSGEFPGADITSAETARAAGADIEDIRVSKERKKITRQMISGATKIATDLMKSGRLGGVIGLGGSTGSLMATDVMRALPFGVPKLMVSSTAALPGLATRYIGAGDIAILHTVIEISGLSKPLMNILDRAAAAITGMATIDSLTVQSSRDSGIPLVAMSMFGPTERCSHSVRQSLESSGYQVIGFSAAGICDRAMEEMISEGFFDAVVELAPGGVGEEYLGGMRAAGANRLTSAAKIGIPQVIAPGGVNLTSPRKSRYKPEHHERRKFELDELRTFLRVSDEEIVGVAKVFAEKLNQAKGPTIFLFPTRGWSAVDPPTGHMFDRDQDRLFLMTLKEALSSDQVVIREVDANLEEQTFAEAVASACLEIFPKSLKSQKD, encoded by the coding sequence ATGGAACGCGTGTCGCTTCTTGTGTCGACACTAGACACAAAAGGTCCGGAAACCTTTTATCTTAGAGATTCTATTAAGAATAGAGGCGGCGCATGCCTAGTCCTGGACATGAGTATGTCCGGAGAATTTCCCGGCGCCGATATAACATCCGCGGAAACAGCGCGTGCGGCAGGGGCCGATATTGAGGACATTCGGGTTTCTAAAGAAAGAAAGAAAATAACCAGACAAATGATTTCAGGCGCAACCAAAATAGCGACTGATCTAATGAAATCAGGGCGTCTGGGGGGTGTGATTGGTCTGGGAGGTTCTACCGGCAGCCTTATGGCGACTGATGTCATGAGGGCCCTGCCATTTGGAGTTCCAAAGTTAATGGTTTCTTCTACCGCCGCCCTACCCGGCTTGGCTACCCGATACATTGGCGCTGGAGATATAGCTATACTGCATACTGTTATAGAGATCTCCGGTTTGTCAAAGCCCCTGATGAACATCCTGGACAGGGCGGCCGCCGCAATCACAGGAATGGCGACGATTGATTCGCTTACTGTTCAATCATCGCGGGATAGTGGCATTCCTCTGGTGGCAATGTCCATGTTCGGTCCCACAGAACGCTGCTCTCATTCCGTGAGACAAAGTCTGGAATCCAGTGGATATCAGGTAATCGGATTCTCGGCCGCTGGAATTTGTGACAGGGCCATGGAAGAGATGATTTCGGAAGGCTTTTTTGATGCAGTCGTGGAATTGGCCCCAGGTGGAGTAGGAGAAGAATATCTTGGCGGCATGAGAGCCGCCGGCGCAAATCGCCTGACCAGCGCAGCCAAAATCGGCATTCCCCAAGTAATCGCGCCAGGGGGGGTCAATCTCACCAGCCCACGAAAATCACGTTACAAACCAGAGCATCATGAACGTCGAAAATTCGAGCTAGATGAACTCCGGACATTCTTGAGGGTCTCTGATGAAGAAATTGTCGGAGTGGCCAAGGTTTTTGCGGAAAAGCTAAATCAGGCAAAAGGGCCTACCATTTTTCTCTTTCCCACACGTGGTTGGTCCGCTGTCGACCCGCCAACGGGACATATGTTTGACAGAGATCAGGACAGGTTATTTCTGATGACTCTAAAAGAGGCCCTTTCATCCGATCAGGTCGTCATTAGAGAGGTAGACGCCAATCTGGAAGAACAGACTTTTGCCGAGGCCGTAGCGTCCGCTTGTTTGGAAATCTTCCCCAAGAGTTTGAAATCGCAAAAAGATTAG
- a CDS encoding CBS domain-containing protein: protein MFVRNWMHAQELSISSDALATEAVTLISQNNLKMLPVVDNGRLRGVVHRRDLSEAATCVSESGNTCEMNYFCNKLKVKDVMVRMPVAVSVDDSVEDVLMKGRERTMSTFPVMDGDKVVGVLSDREIFVMLFKLLEVGLECTRITLADVNLQEGTLSKILKIVEDSNCMVRAVFTVPEGKNGSARVVLRTECKDSGVLNKNLVDNGFNILEFKG from the coding sequence ATGTTCGTTAGAAACTGGATGCATGCTCAAGAATTGTCAATCTCAAGTGACGCTTTGGCGACCGAAGCTGTTACTCTAATTTCACAGAATAACCTGAAAATGCTGCCGGTGGTTGATAACGGCCGCTTACGGGGAGTTGTCCACAGGAGAGATCTCAGTGAGGCGGCGACCTGTGTAAGTGAAAGTGGTAATACATGTGAAATGAACTACTTTTGCAACAAGCTCAAGGTCAAGGATGTCATGGTCCGCATGCCTGTGGCGGTCTCCGTCGATGATAGTGTTGAAGACGTGCTCATGAAGGGTCGTGAACGAACAATGAGCACTTTCCCTGTAATGGATGGGGACAAGGTGGTGGGAGTGCTCTCCGACCGGGAAATTTTTGTAATGCTTTTTAAACTCTTGGAGGTCGGCCTGGAATGCACGCGAATTACCCTTGCTGATGTAAATCTTCAGGAAGGAACCTTGTCAAAGATTCTAAAAATTGTGGAGGATAGTAACTGCATGGTCCGGGCGGTCTTCACCGTTCCGGAAGGCAAGAACGGGTCGGCCCGCGTCGTGTTACGCACGGAATGTAAAGATTCAGGAGTTTTGAACAAGAATTTGGTGGATAATGGCTTCAATATACTGGAATTCAAGGGATAG
- a CDS encoding HD domain-containing protein — MVEPFAEIYELALPYLDTRNNKIHMEVSRGFAVRLLQAEGGEPKVVLPAITLHDVGWKMVPEELHLRAFGPHDYDRAINRIHEVEGARIAGEILEKVGYDPALIAEIVEIIGGHDSRETALSLNDAIVKDSDKLWRFSKEASEIDPKRFNIDANIHIPWLALQIEGWFITETGKKIAREEQQLRSKALEQ, encoded by the coding sequence ATGGTTGAACCTTTTGCGGAAATATATGAACTGGCTTTACCTTACCTTGACACCAGGAACAACAAAATCCATATGGAGGTTTCCAGAGGCTTTGCTGTGAGGTTGTTACAGGCGGAAGGCGGGGAACCGAAAGTGGTGTTACCCGCAATAACACTTCATGATGTCGGCTGGAAAATGGTACCTGAAGAATTGCACCTCAGGGCGTTTGGTCCCCATGATTATGACCGGGCAATTAACCGGATACATGAAGTTGAAGGAGCCAGAATAGCCGGTGAAATTCTCGAAAAGGTGGGATACGACCCTGCTTTGATCGCTGAAATAGTGGAGATCATAGGTGGTCATGATTCACGAGAGACAGCATTATCCCTTAACGATGCTATTGTAAAAGACTCGGACAAACTGTGGCGCTTTTCAAAAGAAGCTTCGGAAATAGATCCGAAGAGATTCAACATCGATGCGAATATCCATATTCCTTGGTTAGCTTTACAAATAGAAGGGTGGTTCATCACAGAAACAGGGAAGAAGATAGCGCGTGAAGAACAACAACTCAGGTCTAAGGCTCTAGAACAATAG
- a CDS encoding MBL fold metallo-hydrolase translates to METNFGPLIFIPGDNNGNYPCCHSLYLECDKKILIDPASNRDRLLTILDTSGVDAVWLSHWHEDHFTHLDLFDGKELWISELDAGPLRSIDHFFDAYGMNSDERPPWTKTMYDMFHFKPRAADRLIKPTDFIDLGGMTIEVIHTPGHTPGHTSLYFRELEILFLGDYDLTSFGPWYGDTGSDIDATLESVKRLRQIDARLWITSHGVGIHHSVKPEAWDNYISVIDLRDEKILDFLKQPRTMQEIVEKRIVYKKKREPKEFYDFGERAIMNKHIQRLIKKGFVAFDGSVYRRI, encoded by the coding sequence ATGGAGACAAATTTTGGCCCGCTGATATTTATCCCTGGAGACAACAACGGGAATTATCCTTGCTGTCATTCCCTGTATCTGGAATGCGACAAAAAGATTCTGATTGACCCAGCCTCCAACCGGGACAGACTCCTCACAATTCTAGATACCTCCGGAGTGGACGCAGTATGGTTGTCTCACTGGCACGAAGATCATTTCACGCATTTGGATCTATTTGACGGTAAGGAACTCTGGATATCCGAATTGGATGCCGGACCCCTGCGCAGCATAGACCATTTCTTCGACGCATACGGTATGAACTCTGATGAGAGGCCGCCATGGACAAAGACGATGTACGACATGTTCCATTTCAAACCCAGGGCGGCGGATCGATTAATTAAGCCAACGGATTTCATTGATTTGGGCGGGATGACCATTGAGGTAATTCACACGCCAGGTCATACGCCAGGACACACATCACTGTATTTTAGAGAACTGGAGATTCTGTTCCTGGGTGACTATGATTTGACATCCTTCGGCCCATGGTACGGAGACACCGGTTCAGATATCGACGCAACCCTTGAATCCGTAAAAAGACTCCGGCAGATCGATGCACGTTTATGGATTACTTCTCATGGGGTAGGTATCCACCATAGTGTCAAGCCAGAGGCTTGGGACAACTACATCAGTGTGATTGACTTACGTGATGAAAAAATCCTGGATTTTCTGAAACAGCCCAGAACCATGCAGGAGATCGTTGAGAAGAGAATCGTATACAAGAAAAAGCGTGAGCCTAAAGAATTCTACGATTTCGGTGAACGGGCAATAATGAACAAGCACATTCAGAGATTGATCAAAAAGGGATTTGTAGCTTTCGACGGGAGCGTTTATCGGCGAATTTAA
- a CDS encoding ketopantoate reductase family protein, with amino-acid sequence MKEIKTVAVLGAGAMGAVYASKFFDASPFSTVLVARDSRYDRLRKEGSTVNGKHYLVPVVHPDEPFRPCDLIIVALKSHNLAEAVPDLKNLVGDQTTFISVMNGLDSEEFLGSVYGMDKVLYAIAVGIDAVREGNSVTYTNPGKIFFGQANNSSLSEQVLRVSEAFQKAGIAHEIPPDMIRMLWWKFMINVGINQASAVMRVPYGVFQSSPDAQALMGELMREVISLAQWAGVNLKEQDLNDWYAVLNTLSPKGKTSMLQDIEAGRKTEVDVFAGKMVDMGKSYGIPTPVNQTLLNIIRVLEQFRD; translated from the coding sequence GTGAAAGAAATCAAGACCGTTGCCGTCCTCGGAGCAGGAGCGATGGGAGCAGTATACGCATCCAAATTTTTCGACGCGTCACCTTTCTCCACGGTGTTAGTCGCTCGAGATTCACGCTATGATCGACTGAGAAAAGAAGGGAGCACGGTCAACGGGAAGCATTATCTAGTTCCAGTCGTTCACCCTGATGAGCCCTTCCGGCCCTGCGACCTCATCATCGTAGCTCTCAAGAGCCACAACCTTGCAGAGGCGGTTCCGGATTTGAAAAACCTGGTCGGTGACCAGACAACTTTTATATCAGTAATGAATGGGCTCGACAGCGAAGAATTCCTTGGTTCCGTGTATGGCATGGATAAAGTGCTCTATGCGATTGCCGTTGGGATAGACGCCGTTCGTGAGGGAAACTCGGTCACATATACCAATCCCGGGAAAATCTTCTTTGGCCAGGCTAACAATTCCAGTCTGAGTGAACAGGTCCTACGTGTGAGTGAAGCCTTTCAGAAGGCAGGAATAGCCCATGAGATCCCCCCCGACATGATACGCATGTTGTGGTGGAAATTCATGATTAACGTGGGAATCAACCAGGCGTCTGCGGTGATGCGGGTACCCTATGGAGTCTTTCAATCGTCTCCGGACGCACAGGCGTTGATGGGTGAACTGATGCGTGAGGTTATTTCCCTGGCGCAGTGGGCGGGGGTAAATCTGAAGGAGCAGGATCTCAATGATTGGTACGCCGTCCTCAATACCCTTTCCCCCAAAGGTAAGACTTCAATGTTGCAGGACATTGAGGCAGGACGTAAGACCGAGGTAGATGTCTTTGCCGGAAAGATGGTTGATATGGGTAAGAGTTACGGTATCCCAACGCCCGTTAATCAAACCTTGTTGAACATAATCCGGGTTTTGGAACAATTTCGAGATTGA
- a CDS encoding cysteine hydrolase family protein: MNNCLILVDLQNDYFPGGAMELVGMQSAAANAQILLNEFRKTKAPVIHIQHISVHPGATFFLPDTDGAKINQMVTPGRNEVVVVKNYPNSFRDTSLSEILKTKKINNLVICGAMSHMCIDATTRAAFDLGFRCVVAEDACATKDLNFKGKTITASEVHGSFMAALSTIYARVISTKEITGNMQ; this comes from the coding sequence ATGAATAACTGTCTGATTTTGGTTGATCTACAAAATGACTATTTCCCCGGTGGCGCGATGGAACTTGTCGGCATGCAATCCGCCGCAGCAAACGCTCAAATTCTGTTGAACGAATTCAGAAAGACTAAAGCGCCTGTCATTCATATTCAGCACATTTCAGTTCACCCAGGCGCTACTTTTTTCTTGCCGGATACTGATGGCGCAAAAATCAATCAAATGGTAACTCCCGGGAGAAACGAAGTTGTAGTGGTAAAAAACTATCCCAACAGCTTTCGTGACACATCTCTCTCGGAAATTCTTAAAACCAAAAAAATTAACAACCTCGTGATCTGCGGAGCAATGAGTCACATGTGCATAGACGCGACCACTCGCGCTGCTTTCGACTTGGGTTTCCGTTGTGTTGTGGCCGAAGACGCTTGCGCCACAAAGGACTTGAATTTCAAGGGCAAAACCATAACGGCGTCGGAGGTTCATGGGTCCTTCATGGCAGCATTGTCAACTATTTATGCGAGGGTTATTTCTACAAAAGAAATCACGGGAAACATGCAATGA
- a CDS encoding MFS transporter, translating to MTKTKLHYGWLVIFAGLMVTIGAHGFGRMSYTLILPAMKDGLHFSYTELGLLGTGNFIGYLVMAIIGGFLAARFGPRIVITLALVLMGVTMILTGLANSFSFAFGSRLLTGLGNGAAYVPAMALGSAWFSVQRRGFATGIVSAGIGGGTMIAGIVVPVILGAYGTEGWRFVWYYLGAAVLLIAIIAGLVIRNRPENLGLHQIGSKAGIAGDPPKAPSGPMGWSRIYKMRSVWYLGTVYFLYGFSYIIYMTFFAAYLCREMGMAPSEAGTLWALVGGLSIFCGMIWGGLSDKLGRARGAAMAYMALALSYAIFALFQIKLGFYLSAVLFGLTAWSIPTIMAATAGDYVGPRLAPAGLGFITLFFGIGQALGPWIGGYLADVTKSFTGPFLLACAVSVIGAVMSLGLKPIQSEES from the coding sequence ATGACCAAAACGAAATTGCACTACGGATGGCTGGTTATCTTCGCAGGGCTCATGGTTACCATCGGCGCTCACGGTTTTGGCCGAATGTCCTACACATTGATCCTCCCGGCAATGAAGGACGGACTACATTTCAGCTACACGGAACTAGGGTTACTGGGGACGGGGAATTTCATCGGATACCTCGTGATGGCTATCATTGGAGGATTTCTTGCCGCGCGTTTCGGACCTCGAATTGTAATCACACTGGCATTGGTCTTGATGGGCGTCACAATGATCCTAACCGGTTTGGCAAATAGTTTCTCGTTTGCCTTTGGCAGCAGGTTGCTCACCGGACTCGGAAATGGAGCTGCGTACGTTCCGGCCATGGCACTTGGTTCCGCATGGTTTTCGGTCCAGCGTCGTGGATTTGCGACAGGGATAGTATCGGCAGGGATTGGCGGTGGCACCATGATCGCCGGGATCGTAGTCCCCGTGATTCTAGGAGCCTACGGGACCGAAGGATGGCGATTTGTCTGGTACTACCTGGGAGCGGCAGTGCTGCTTATTGCGATTATCGCCGGACTGGTCATAAGAAACCGCCCTGAAAATCTTGGGCTACATCAAATTGGATCAAAAGCCGGGATCGCCGGAGATCCGCCGAAAGCGCCATCCGGACCTATGGGCTGGAGCAGGATCTACAAAATGAGGTCAGTCTGGTATCTTGGCACGGTTTATTTTCTATATGGTTTTTCTTACATCATCTACATGACTTTTTTTGCAGCGTATCTGTGCAGGGAAATGGGTATGGCGCCGAGTGAAGCAGGCACACTCTGGGCATTAGTTGGCGGGTTAAGCATATTCTGCGGAATGATCTGGGGAGGTCTGTCCGACAAACTGGGTCGCGCTAGAGGAGCGGCCATGGCATACATGGCCCTTGCTTTGTCGTACGCCATTTTTGCGTTGTTTCAAATTAAGCTGGGATTTTATCTATCGGCTGTACTGTTTGGCCTCACTGCGTGGAGTATACCAACTATCATGGCGGCAACGGCTGGTGATTATGTGGGTCCGAGACTGGCCCCAGCGGGGCTCGGTTTTATAACCTTGTTTTTTGGAATCGGCCAGGCGCTTGGACCATGGATCGGCGGGTATCTTGCCGACGTAACAAAGTCTTTCACAGGACCGTTTTTGCTCGCGTGCGCAGTATCCGTAATCGGGGCTGTCATGTCCCTGGGATTGAAACCGATACAATCTGAGGAGTCATAA